A genome region from Brassica oleracea var. oleracea cultivar TO1000 chromosome C2, BOL, whole genome shotgun sequence includes the following:
- the LOC106324423 gene encoding uncharacterized protein LOC106324423, translated as MEEIGDHGRPPGDPPDAPDSWVKKVLGCHEGGMPVPEEIVDESFVESNLKLEFPNGEDGEPVITIGEEVLIAMNGLWKRCMIVKVLGRSIPLLSLTRRLKELWKPAGSMFVMDLPKNFFMVRFGVEEEYMNVLSGGPSRAFGSYLMVQAWTPEFDPLRDEIVTTPVWVRLAHIPVNFYHKTILMGIAKGLGKPIKVDCTTLKVERARFTRICVEVNLNKPLKGTMMINGERYCVSYEGISTNYSSCGMYGHLAYSCPRKVLEENPINAVVPVDMTQKNTEVAGMDTDFIPVRQAKKELTQNMHRGVTLRSNESREMVGNKTLIGSKSRGARQESMSEEIRVSNRFGGLNVEEDMEEQVEESGNREENKENENTTNIVSGGASKETGKEFSFGKNGNRGNQQPARLGPKDKKISNMRGPNPPKTKLRNVGPMRGLVFGPISGESGLSARGKRLRVEKENVGRPGGVFAGDGELDRNEKNSGHVYDKDNAQEQLAEIDNLELDEAEVSASQGRKVLESVVA; from the coding sequence ATGGAGGAGATCGGGGATCATGGGAGACCGCCCGGAGATCCACCGGATGCTCCAGACTCTTGGGTGAAGAAGGTATTAGGGTGCCATGAAGGAGGGATGCCTGTACCGGAGGAGATTGTGGACGAGTCTTTTGTGGAATCAAATCTGAAACTAGAGTTCCCGAATGGTGAGGATGGAGAACCGGTGATAACGATTGGAGAGGAGGTTTTGATTGCTATGAATGGTTTATGGAAGAGATGTATGATTGTTAAGGTCTTGGGGAGGAGTATCCCATTATTGAGCTTAACGAGAAGGCTGAAGGAGCTATGGAAACCTGCGGGATCAATGTTTGTGATGGATCTCCCGAAGAATTTTTTCATGGTTCGTTTTGGAGTAGAGGAGGAGTATATGAATGTGCTATCAGGTGGCCCATCGAGGGCTTTTGGGAGTTACCTTATGGTGCAAGCATGGACACCTGAGTTTGATCCGCTGAGGGATGAGATAGTTACGACACCGGTTTGGGTTCGTTTAGCACATATCCCAGTTAATTTTTATCATAAAACGATACTGATGGGGATTGCCAAGGGGTTAGGAAAACCGATTAAGGTTGACTGCACCACGCTAAAAGTTGAAAGAGCTAGATTTACGAGAATTTGTGTGGAGGTTAACCTTAATAAGCCATTGAAAGGGACAATGATGATTAATGGTGAGAGGTACTGCGTATCATATGAAGGAATCTCGACGAACTACTCGTCATGTGGTATGTATGGACATCTAGCCTATTCATGCCCACGTAAGGTACTGGAGGAAAATCCTATAAATGCGGTTGTTCCAGTGGACATGACACAAAAGAATACGGAGGTTGCAGGTATGGATACAGATTTTATCCCAGTGAGACAGGCGAAGAAAGAGCTAACTCAGAATATGCATAGAGGAGTTACACTGCGGAGTAATGAAAGTAGGGAGATGGTAGGAAATAAGACGTTGATCGGTAGTAAAAGTCGGGGGGCTCGTCAAGAGAGTATGTCGGAGGAGATAAGGGTTTCGAATAGGTTTGGAGGGTTGAATGTGGAGGAGGATATGGAGGAACAAGTGGAGGAGAGTGGGAATAGAGAAGAGAATAAAGAAAATGAGAATACTACTAATATAGTTTCTGGAGGAGCGAGCAAAGAGACTGGGAAGGAATTCTCGTTTGGAAAGAATGGGAACAGAGGGAACCAACAACCAGCTCGATTGGGTCCAAAAGATAAGAAAATTAGCAACATGAGAGGCCCAAATCCTCCTAAGACCAAACTGAGAAATGTTGGGCCTATGCGGGGTTTGGTGTTTGGCCCAATAAGTGGGGAGAGTGGCCTGTCGGCGAGAGGAAAGAGACTACGAGTAGAGAAGGAAAATGTCGGCCGACCAGGTGGTGTTTTCGCAGGAGATGGGGAGCTAGACAGAAATGAGAAGAATTCTGGGCATGTGTACGATAAAGACAACGCTCAGGAGCAACTTGCAGAGATTGATAATCTGGAGTTGGATGAGGCAGAAGTTAGTGCGAGCCAAGGACGAAAAGTCCTGGAGAGTGTGGTGGCATAA